A stretch of Arthrobacter sp. NEB 688 DNA encodes these proteins:
- a CDS encoding PPOX class F420-dependent oxidoreductase, which produces MPRTIATNTSVELADLLEFVRPRHHMVLMTTRGSDGRPQASPVTGGVDDAGRIVVTSYPERAKVRNARRDGRCSVLVLSDDFGGAWVQVDGDAEVVDAVDDVEPFVEYFRNISGEHPDWDEYRRAMVEQGKSLLRITPTRWSPVATGGFPARLADA; this is translated from the coding sequence ATGCCACGCACGATCGCCACGAACACCTCCGTCGAGCTCGCCGACCTCCTCGAGTTCGTCCGTCCCCGCCACCACATGGTCCTCATGACCACGCGCGGGTCCGACGGGCGCCCCCAGGCCTCGCCGGTCACGGGCGGGGTCGACGACGCCGGCCGCATCGTCGTCACGAGCTACCCCGAGCGGGCCAAGGTCCGCAACGCCCGGCGCGACGGGCGCTGCAGCGTCCTCGTGCTCTCGGACGACTTCGGTGGCGCGTGGGTGCAGGTCGACGGTGACGCCGAGGTCGTCGACGCGGTCGACGACGTCGAGCCCTTCGTCGAGTACTTCCGCAACATCTCCGGCGAGCACCCCGACTGGGACGAGTACCGGCGGGCGATGGTCGAGCAGGGCAAGTCGCTGCTGCGGATCACCCCGACGCGCTGGTCACCCGTCGCGACGGGCGGCTTCCCCGCGCGCCTCGCCGACGCCTGA
- a CDS encoding acyltransferase — MTTETRGAPTAGTRAGAPGSRLLALDGLRGVTIVLVVLGHLSAFLWPVEGIRSTPWLRGLVAGGAVPIFFVVSGYIVTAGLLREDERGTLDPVRFYARRLVRLGAQVVPLCAAVVLVAALDPTDTAPAGSTVTTVTHTLTYTNNWLYALDPLQARPDLGHLWFLSVQQQWYLVLPLAVAALAARRRVLTWVLVLLAVASATYRLVEVSDATWFGLSVGTFARADGLLLGAALAVALPALRRLAPRASVVGTLLLVAVPVLLSVGGELGPYAYLEDWSVAFVLVAAGLVAAVVLHERESGLTRALSARWLTWLGRASLVVYVWHYPVIFFVGRHVGPDASPVVTTAVVLSVVGVITVVSHRWVEEPVRRWLATHLRPAPTDRPLPPAPGVGVA, encoded by the coding sequence GTGACGACCGAGACGCGGGGGGCCCCGACCGCCGGGACCCGTGCCGGCGCGCCCGGGAGCCGCCTGCTCGCGCTCGACGGGCTGCGCGGCGTCACCATCGTCCTCGTCGTCCTCGGCCACCTCAGCGCCTTCCTCTGGCCGGTGGAGGGCATCCGCTCGACCCCGTGGCTGCGCGGGCTCGTGGCCGGCGGGGCCGTGCCGATCTTCTTCGTGGTCAGCGGGTACATCGTCACCGCGGGCCTGCTGCGCGAGGACGAGCGCGGCACCCTCGACCCCGTCCGCTTCTACGCCCGGCGGCTGGTCCGGCTCGGCGCGCAGGTCGTCCCGCTGTGCGCCGCCGTCGTCCTCGTCGCCGCCCTCGACCCGACCGACACCGCGCCGGCGGGGTCGACCGTCACGACCGTGACCCACACGCTGACCTACACGAACAACTGGCTGTACGCGCTCGACCCGCTGCAGGCCCGCCCCGACCTCGGGCACCTGTGGTTCCTCTCGGTCCAGCAGCAGTGGTACCTCGTCCTGCCGCTGGCGGTGGCCGCCCTCGCGGCCCGACGCCGTGTCCTCACGTGGGTCCTCGTCCTGCTCGCCGTCGCGTCGGCGACCTACCGGCTCGTCGAGGTGTCCGACGCGACCTGGTTCGGGCTCTCGGTCGGCACCTTCGCGCGGGCCGACGGCCTGCTCCTCGGGGCCGCCCTCGCCGTGGCCCTGCCAGCGCTGCGGCGCCTCGCCCCCCGGGCCTCCGTCGTCGGCACCCTCCTGCTCGTCGCGGTGCCGGTCCTGCTGTCCGTCGGCGGCGAGCTCGGTCCCTACGCCTACCTCGAGGACTGGAGCGTCGCCTTCGTCCTCGTCGCGGCCGGCCTCGTGGCCGCCGTCGTCCTCCACGAGCGCGAGAGCGGCCTGACCCGGGCGTTGTCGGCCCGCTGGCTCACCTGGCTCGGCCGCGCCTCCCTCGTCGTCTACGTCTGGCACTACCCGGTGATCTTCTTCGTCGGCCGCCACGTCGGGCCCGACGCCTCCCCCGTGGTCACGACGGCGGTCGTCCTCTCCGTCGTCGGGGTCATCACGGTGGTCAGCCACCGCTGGGTCGAGGAGCCGGTGCGCCGCTGGCTCGCGACGCACCTGCGCCCGGCGCCCACCGACCGGCCGCTGCCGCCCGCGCCCGGGGTGGGCGTCGCGTGA
- a CDS encoding APC family permease has translation MTTTDTTTVDEPSSGLKRSITGTQLFFYTLGDVLGSGIYVLVGLVAAAVGGAFWIAFGLGIVVAAITGSAYAELVTKYPRAAGASLYVKKAFGSPVLTFLVTVSFLSASFAATGSLATGFASYFATLFDGAGPPALLVSLVFVAVLLVVNFIGITESVVMNMLMTFVEVAGLLIIMAIGIYHVVQGDADFGVLADVNVDGNPALAVLAGIAFSFFAMTGFENTANVAEETVDPHRHFPRSLVGGMVVAGVVYVLVSMAAALTVPVDRLADSDAALLEVVKQGILPFSTDVMATVFSVIALVAITNTTLVTLVTQPRILYGMAREDVVPGVFATIHPRRRSPWVGLLFSGLVVAALLVTGTVVLQAGGGIDLVNRLALVTVVFLLFIYALVIVACLRLRGRDEHEKTFRANTPLLVLGLVGNLAILAFSIYDDPTSLLWCAGLLALGVVLYLVERVVGSKGTAARDAAPAGRTPGD, from the coding sequence GTGACCACGACCGACACCACCACCGTCGACGAGCCGTCGAGCGGGCTCAAGAGATCCATCACCGGGACGCAGCTGTTCTTCTACACGCTCGGCGACGTCCTCGGCTCGGGCATCTACGTGCTCGTCGGGCTCGTCGCGGCCGCTGTCGGGGGAGCCTTCTGGATCGCCTTCGGCCTCGGCATCGTCGTCGCCGCCATCACCGGCTCGGCCTACGCCGAGCTCGTCACCAAGTACCCCCGGGCCGCCGGGGCCTCGCTGTACGTCAAGAAGGCGTTCGGCAGCCCGGTGCTCACCTTCCTCGTGACGGTGTCGTTCCTCTCGGCGAGCTTCGCCGCGACGGGGTCGCTGGCCACCGGGTTCGCGTCCTACTTCGCCACCCTCTTCGACGGTGCCGGCCCCCCGGCGCTGCTCGTCTCGCTCGTGTTCGTCGCCGTGCTCCTCGTCGTCAACTTCATCGGCATCACCGAGTCGGTCGTCATGAACATGCTCATGACCTTCGTCGAGGTGGCGGGGCTGCTCATCATCATGGCCATCGGCATCTACCACGTGGTCCAGGGCGACGCCGACTTCGGCGTCCTCGCCGACGTCAACGTCGACGGCAACCCGGCCCTCGCGGTCCTCGCGGGCATCGCGTTCTCGTTCTTCGCGATGACCGGCTTCGAGAACACGGCGAACGTGGCCGAGGAGACGGTCGACCCCCACCGGCACTTCCCGCGCTCGCTCGTCGGCGGCATGGTCGTCGCGGGTGTCGTCTACGTGCTCGTGTCGATGGCCGCCGCGCTCACCGTGCCCGTCGACCGGCTCGCCGACTCCGACGCCGCGCTGCTCGAGGTCGTCAAGCAGGGCATCCTGCCGTTCTCGACGGACGTCATGGCGACGGTCTTCTCGGTCATCGCCCTCGTGGCCATCACCAACACGACGCTCGTCACCCTCGTCACCCAGCCGCGCATCCTCTACGGGATGGCGCGCGAGGACGTCGTGCCCGGCGTGTTCGCGACGATCCACCCCCGCCGGCGCAGCCCGTGGGTCGGTCTCCTCTTCAGCGGGCTGGTCGTGGCGGCCCTGCTCGTCACCGGGACGGTGGTCCTCCAGGCGGGCGGGGGCATCGACCTCGTCAACCGGCTCGCGCTGGTGACGGTCGTCTTCCTCCTGTTCATCTACGCCCTGGTCATCGTGGCGTGCCTGCGCCTGCGCGGGCGGGACGAGCACGAGAAGACCTTCCGCGCGAACACCCCGCTGCTGGTCCTCGGCCTCGTCGGCAACCTCGCGATCCTCGCGTTCTCCATCTACGACGACCCGACGTCCCTGCTCTGGTGCGCCGGGCTGCTCGCGCTCGGCGTGGTGCTCTACCTCGTCGAGCGGGTCGTCGGGTCGAAGGGCACCGCCGCGCGCGACGCGGCCCCTGCCGGACGGACCCCGGGGGACTGA
- a CDS encoding ATP-binding cassette domain-containing protein, with the protein MATVYFDAATRRYAKDTAPAVDAVTLDIEDGEFLVLVGPSGCGKSTTLRMLAGLEPVDDGRILVDGHDQKGVRPRDRDIAMVFQSYALYPNMTAAQNMAFALDNSGVPKAETRTRVEEAARILEMEDLLHRKPGQLSGGQRQRVAMGRAIVRQPKVFCMDEPLSNLDAKLRVSTRSQIAGLQRRLGVTTVYVTHDQVEAMTMGHRVAVLKDGRLQQVDAPEVLYDKPVNTFVASFIGSPAITLVEAPLREGRADVHGVPVALDRSVTASAGDRVVVGLRPEAWRIAGADDPDALELTVELVEALGSESFVYGRRPAVDGAEGERVTIKTPKRAGVEVGDVVRVRPLEAEAHVFDAESGERLGA; encoded by the coding sequence ATGGCAACGGTCTACTTCGACGCGGCGACCCGCCGCTACGCCAAGGACACCGCCCCGGCGGTCGACGCGGTGACCCTCGACATCGAGGACGGCGAGTTCCTCGTCCTCGTCGGTCCCTCGGGCTGTGGCAAGTCCACGACCCTGCGGATGCTCGCCGGTCTCGAGCCGGTCGACGACGGGCGCATCCTCGTCGACGGGCACGACCAGAAGGGCGTGCGTCCGCGAGACCGGGACATCGCCATGGTCTTCCAGAGCTACGCCCTGTACCCGAACATGACGGCCGCGCAGAACATGGCCTTCGCGCTCGACAACTCCGGTGTGCCGAAGGCGGAGACGCGCACCCGGGTCGAGGAGGCGGCACGCATCCTCGAGATGGAGGACCTGCTGCACCGCAAGCCGGGGCAGCTGTCGGGCGGCCAGCGCCAGCGCGTCGCGATGGGCCGGGCGATCGTGCGCCAGCCCAAGGTCTTCTGCATGGACGAGCCCCTGTCCAACCTCGACGCCAAGCTGCGCGTCTCGACCCGCAGCCAGATCGCGGGCCTGCAGCGCCGGCTCGGGGTGACGACGGTCTACGTGACGCACGACCAGGTCGAGGCGATGACGATGGGCCACCGCGTGGCCGTGCTGAAGGACGGCCGCCTGCAGCAGGTCGACGCCCCGGAGGTGCTCTACGACAAGCCGGTCAACACCTTCGTCGCCTCGTTCATCGGCTCCCCGGCGATCACCCTCGTCGAGGCGCCGCTGCGCGAGGGGCGGGCCGACGTCCACGGCGTGCCGGTCGCGCTCGACCGGTCGGTCACGGCGTCCGCGGGCGACCGGGTCGTCGTCGGGCTGCGGCCGGAGGCGTGGCGCATCGCCGGCGCCGACGACCCCGACGCGCTCGAGCTGACCGTCGAGCTCGTCGAGGCGCTGGGCTCGGAGTCCTTCGTCTACGGGCGCCGCCCGGCGGTCGACGGCGCCGAGGGCGAGCGGGTGACCATCAAGACGCCGAAGCGCGCCGGGGTCGAGGTCGGCGACGTCGTGCGCGTCCGTCCGCTCGAGGCCGAGGCGCACGTGTTCGACGCCGAGAGCGGCGAGCGGCTCGGCGCCTGA
- the coaE gene encoding dephospho-CoA kinase: protein MLRVGLTGGIGSGKSTAARELARLGAHVVDADAVAREVVEPGRPALAEVARRFGSHLLREDGSLDRAALGRVVFGDPAALRDLEAITHPAIWARTAELVAAVPAGGVLVHDMPLVVEQGMTGEYHLVVVVGADEEVRVGRLVRDRGMDEVDARARVAAQADDAARRAAADVWLPNEGSPQALATAVRRLWHERLEPFAENLRTGTRSRLPAPVLCPPDDGWAPAAARLLARVRHGVGEAAATLDHVGSTAVPHLPAKDVVDLQVGVASLADADAPAFVAGMARMGFVRVDGVDEDHGKDGRPWPKRFHGSTDPGRVAHVHVREVGSPGWQFALLFRDWLRAEPGERDAYAAVKADLAARLVTTQEYADAKEPWFDAAHPRALAWAERTGWTPGA from the coding sequence ATGCTGCGCGTGGGCCTGACCGGAGGCATCGGGTCCGGGAAGTCGACCGCCGCCCGCGAGCTGGCGCGGCTCGGGGCGCACGTCGTCGACGCCGACGCCGTCGCGCGCGAGGTCGTGGAGCCGGGCCGCCCGGCCCTGGCCGAGGTGGCCCGGCGGTTCGGGTCGCACCTGCTGCGCGAGGACGGCTCGCTCGACCGGGCCGCGCTCGGGCGCGTCGTCTTCGGCGACCCCGCCGCGCTGCGCGATCTCGAGGCGATCACGCACCCGGCGATCTGGGCCCGCACCGCCGAGCTCGTCGCCGCCGTCCCCGCGGGCGGGGTGCTCGTCCACGACATGCCGCTCGTCGTCGAGCAGGGGATGACGGGGGAGTACCACCTCGTCGTCGTCGTCGGGGCCGACGAGGAGGTGCGCGTGGGCCGGCTCGTCCGGGACCGGGGGATGGACGAGGTCGACGCCCGCGCCCGGGTCGCGGCGCAGGCCGACGACGCGGCCCGTCGGGCCGCCGCCGACGTCTGGCTTCCGAACGAGGGCAGCCCGCAGGCGCTGGCCACCGCCGTCCGCCGGCTCTGGCACGAGCGCCTCGAGCCCTTCGCCGAGAACCTGCGCACCGGCACGCGCAGCCGGCTGCCCGCCCCGGTCCTGTGCCCCCCGGACGACGGGTGGGCCCCGGCCGCAGCCCGCCTGCTCGCGCGGGTCCGCCACGGCGTGGGGGAGGCCGCCGCGACGCTCGACCACGTCGGCTCGACGGCCGTGCCGCACCTCCCGGCCAAGGACGTCGTCGACCTCCAGGTGGGTGTCGCGTCCCTCGCCGACGCCGACGCGCCGGCGTTCGTCGCGGGGATGGCCCGGATGGGCTTCGTGCGCGTCGACGGGGTCGACGAGGACCACGGCAAGGACGGCCGGCCCTGGCCCAAGCGGTTCCACGGCTCGACCGACCCGGGGCGCGTCGCCCACGTCCACGTGCGCGAGGTCGGTTCTCCCGGATGGCAGTTCGCCCTCCTGTTCCGTGACTGGCTGCGCGCCGAGCCCGGTGAGCGGGACGCCTACGCGGCCGTCAAGGCCGACCTCGCGGCGCGGCTGGTGACGACGCAGGAGTACGCCGACGCCAAGGAGCCCTGGTTCGACGCGGCCCACCCGCGGGCTCTCGCCTGGGCGGAGCGCACCGGGTGGACCCCGGGGGCCTGA
- a CDS encoding acyltransferase family protein: MSTAPPVSPPSTLHGVVHRSLPVDGLRGAAIALVVLFHAHVVWPTSERPPLGSLGALFQGGNIAVSAFYVISGYLVTERMLAATAQRRVWGPLLYLEQRTVRIALQLYVLLAAVLVAWRLDPTDTTSSDTTIRSVLATATFTFNTYVRDHALAARSDLGPLYFLSIDVQFFVVAAVVVILLARRRRLLVGVAVVALVATFWWRWQLYLDEGWFRAALTTTARMDGLLAGAAAAALLQGRPPPAWLRRHATALAGSGLLLLVGLLLSCVFVGIDGYFGLQGVLATLAATALVVGLANGAAADGLGSRLLSARPLVVLGQASLTVFLWHMPVFQVVQRHAGTWDTLPRLLVTAVALGAVVVGVHRFVVPAAEGVVRRVFGSRRLSRLAGRAGSGVGEARGEAARRDG, from the coding sequence GTGAGCACCGCCCCGCCCGTCTCGCCGCCCTCCACCCTCCACGGGGTGGTGCACCGCTCGCTCCCCGTCGACGGGCTGCGCGGCGCGGCGATCGCCCTCGTCGTGCTCTTCCACGCCCACGTCGTCTGGCCGACGAGCGAGCGGCCCCCGCTCGGCTCGCTCGGGGCGCTCTTCCAGGGCGGCAACATCGCGGTCAGCGCGTTCTACGTCATCAGCGGGTACCTCGTGACCGAGCGGATGCTCGCCGCGACGGCCCAGCGTCGGGTCTGGGGTCCGCTGCTCTACCTCGAGCAGCGCACGGTCCGCATCGCGCTCCAGCTCTACGTGCTGCTCGCGGCGGTCCTCGTGGCCTGGCGCCTGGACCCCACCGACACCACCTCGAGCGACACGACCATCCGCTCGGTCCTCGCGACCGCCACGTTCACCTTCAACACCTACGTGCGCGACCACGCGCTGGCCGCCCGCTCGGACCTCGGCCCGCTGTACTTCCTCAGCATCGACGTGCAGTTCTTCGTCGTCGCGGCCGTCGTCGTCATCCTGCTCGCCCGTCGCCGGCGGCTGCTCGTCGGGGTCGCCGTCGTCGCGCTCGTCGCCACCTTCTGGTGGCGCTGGCAGCTCTACCTCGACGAGGGCTGGTTCCGGGCGGCGCTCACGACGACCGCCCGGATGGACGGCCTCCTCGCGGGCGCCGCCGCCGCGGCCCTGCTCCAGGGTCGACCGCCCCCGGCGTGGCTGCGCCGGCACGCGACGGCCCTCGCGGGGAGCGGGCTGCTGCTCCTCGTCGGCCTCCTGCTCAGCTGCGTGTTCGTCGGGATCGACGGGTACTTCGGCCTCCAGGGGGTGCTGGCCACCCTCGCCGCCACGGCGCTCGTCGTCGGTCTGGCCAACGGCGCCGCGGCCGACGGCCTCGGCAGCCGGCTGCTGTCGGCGCGACCGCTCGTCGTCCTGGGGCAGGCCTCGCTCACGGTGTTCCTCTGGCACATGCCGGTCTTCCAGGTGGTCCAGCGGCACGCGGGCACGTGGGACACCCTCCCCCGGCTGCTCGTCACCGCCGTCGCCCTCGGTGCCGTCGTCGTCGGCGTCCACCGGTTCGTCGTCCCGGCCGCCGAGGGCGTCGTCCGGCGCGTCTTCGGCTCGCGCCGGCTCTCGCGGCTCGCGGGCCGCGCCGGCTCAGGCGTCGGCGAGGCGCGCGGGGAAGCCGCCCGTCGCGACGGGTGA